A genomic segment from Sciurus carolinensis chromosome 1, mSciCar1.2, whole genome shotgun sequence encodes:
- the Crnn gene encoding cornulin → MPQLLRNINGIIEAFGRYARTEGDCTVLTRGELKRLLEQEFADVIVKPHDPATVDEVLRLLDEDNTGTVEFKEFLVLVFKVAQACFKTLSQSPGGSCRSQESGNQHSGSSKELEESQRSGTEVGSDRQGQHQERSSGEQSQQTSRGQGGTGTQTQGQDISSTQVSSHDRQVESQRQTQVTGSVEQTPRVGDRSHQTREKRSERQLKTSEQTGESRTGTATQTQTGATQTVEQDSSHQTGNTTIRTQGSSSGQTRQTETQGQDRSQTSQVVTGRQIPTQAGSHTQTHTQTVEQDSSHQTGNTTIRTQGSSSGQTRQTETQGQDRSQTSQVVTGGHIQTQAGSYTQTTKQDRCMTESHIDNSQKWTQVSNSEAGESALGGQIQTGASTVSGRQYGSSTHASMTREQGQREPTVVREEWVDDHTREVVIQTEDQGSQHTSAPSSQGPDAAQPGGKQGITAKGLYSYFKSSKP, encoded by the exons AAACCCCATGATCCAGCCACTGTGGATGAAGTCCTGCGCCTGCTGGATGAAGATAATACAGGGACTGTAGAATTCAAGGAATTCCTGGTTTTGGTGTTTAAAGTTGCCCAGGCCTGTTTTAAGACACTGAGCCAGAGTCCTGGGGGTTCTTGCAGATCTCAAGAGTCTGGAAATCAACACTCTGGGTCCTCAAAAGAGCTGGAGGAAAGTCAGAGAAGTGGCACTGAAGTGGGAAGTGACAGGCAAGGTCAACATCAAGAGAGGAGCAGTGGTGAACAGAGCCAGCAGACTTCCAGAGGGCAGGGTGGGACTGGGACTCAGACCCAGGGTCAGGACATTAGCTCTACACAGGTCAGCAGCCATGACAGGCAGGTTGAGTCCCAGAGGCAGACACAAGTAACAGGTTCTGTGGAGCAGACCCCAAGAGTAGGAGACAGGAGTCATCAGACCAGAGAGAAGAGGTCAGAGAGACAGTTAAAGACCAGTGAACAGACAGGTGAATCTAGGACTGGAACTGCAACTCAGACCCAGACAGGTGCCACCCAGACTGTGGAGCAAGACAGCAGCCATCAGACAGGAAACACCACCATTCGGACACAGGGGTCTTCCTCTGGCCAGACCAGGCAGACTGAGACACAGGGTCAAGACAGGAGCCAGACCAGCCAG GTTGTGACAGGAAGACAAATCCCAACACAGGCAGGgtcacacactcagacacacacccAGACTGTGGAGCAAGACAGCAGCCATCAGACAGGAAACACCACCATTCGGACACAGGGGTCTTCCTCTGGCCAGACCAGGCAGACTGAGACACAGGGTCAAGACAGGAGCCAGACCAGCCAGGTTGTGACTGGAGGACATATCCAGACACAGGCAGGCTCATATACCCAGACCACAAAGCAGGACAGGTGCATGACTGAGAGTCACATAGACAATAGTCAAAAATGGACACAAGTGAGCaactctgaggcaggagagtcagcCCTTGGAGGACAGATTCAGACTGGGGCAAGCACTGTGTCAGGAAGACAGTATGGGAGCAGCACTCATGCAAGTATGACAAGAGAACAGGGACAGAGAGAGCCCACAGTGGTTAGGGAGGAGTGGGTAGATGATCATACAAGGGAAGTAGTGATTCAAACTGAAGACCAAGGCAGCCAGCACACCAGTGCTCCTTCATCACAGGGCCCAGATGCAGCCCAGCCAGGAGGGAAGCAGGGCATCACAGCCAAGGGGCTGTATTCTTACTTCAAAAGCAGCAAGCCATGA